The proteins below are encoded in one region of Micromonospora yangpuensis:
- a CDS encoding bifunctional 3,4-dihydroxy-2-butanone-4-phosphate synthase/GTP cyclohydrolase II, translating to MSAFGSIEQALAEIAAGRPVVVVDDADRENEGDLIFAAELATPQLLAFMVRWTSGYVCVPITEAEADRLDLPPMHHTNQDRRGTAYTVTVDAREGVDTGISAADRAHTIRLLADPATGPTDLARPGHVVPLRARPGGVLRRPGHTEAAVDLTRLAGLRPAGVLCELVNDDGTMMRLPELEKFCAEHSLTLISIADLIAYRRRTEKQVELAAEARMPTPHGVFRALGYRTAHDPAEHVALVMGDLGDGHDVLVRVHSECLTGDVFGSLRCDCGPQLDAALARVAAEGRGVVLYVRGHEGRGIGLLHKLQAYQLQDTGRDTVDANLDLGLPADARDYGTGAQILYDLGVRSMRLLTNNPAKRAGLEGYGLTILGREGVPVRPHPENVRYLRTKRDRMGHLLDGLDDPPADRVTVGDEIGA from the coding sequence ATCAGCGCGTTCGGCAGCATCGAACAGGCGCTGGCGGAGATCGCCGCCGGCCGGCCGGTGGTCGTGGTCGACGACGCCGACCGGGAGAACGAGGGCGATCTGATCTTCGCCGCCGAGCTGGCCACGCCGCAGTTGCTGGCCTTCATGGTCCGCTGGACCTCCGGCTACGTCTGCGTCCCGATCACCGAGGCGGAGGCCGACCGGCTGGACCTGCCGCCCATGCACCACACCAACCAGGACCGGCGGGGCACCGCCTACACGGTGACCGTGGACGCCCGCGAGGGCGTCGACACCGGCATCTCCGCCGCCGACCGGGCGCACACCATCCGGCTGCTCGCCGACCCGGCGACCGGCCCGACCGACCTGGCCCGCCCCGGGCACGTGGTGCCGCTGCGCGCCCGTCCCGGCGGGGTGCTGCGCCGTCCCGGGCACACCGAGGCGGCCGTGGACCTGACCCGGCTGGCCGGGCTGCGTCCGGCCGGGGTGCTCTGCGAGCTGGTCAACGACGACGGCACCATGATGCGTCTGCCGGAGCTGGAGAAGTTCTGCGCCGAGCACTCGCTGACCCTGATCAGCATCGCCGACCTGATCGCCTACCGGCGGCGTACCGAGAAGCAGGTGGAGCTGGCCGCGGAGGCCCGGATGCCGACCCCGCACGGGGTGTTCCGGGCCCTGGGTTACCGCACCGCGCACGACCCCGCCGAGCACGTCGCCCTGGTCATGGGTGACCTCGGCGACGGACACGACGTGCTGGTCCGGGTGCACTCCGAGTGCCTGACCGGTGACGTCTTCGGCTCGTTGCGCTGTGACTGCGGCCCACAGCTGGACGCCGCGCTGGCCCGGGTCGCCGCCGAGGGGCGGGGCGTGGTCCTCTACGTCCGGGGCCACGAGGGGCGGGGGATCGGGCTGCTGCACAAGCTGCAGGCCTACCAGTTGCAGGACACCGGCCGCGACACCGTCGACGCCAACCTCGACCTCGGCCTGCCGGCCGACGCCCGGGACTACGGCACCGGCGCGCAGATCCTCTACGACCTGGGCGTGCGCTCGATGCGGCTGCTGACCAACAACCCCGCCAAGCGGGCCGGCCTGGAGGGCTACGGCCTGACCATCCTCGGCCGCGAGGGGGTGCCCGTCCGGCCGCACCCGGAGAACGTCCGCTACCTGCGTACCAAGCGGGACCGGATGGGACACCTGCTCGACGGACTTGACGACCCACCAGCCGACCGCGTGACGGTCGGCGACGAGATCGGAGCATGA
- the rpe gene encoding ribulose-phosphate 3-epimerase — protein sequence MTVPPPIVAPSILAADFSRLAEEVRAVEGAADWLHVDVMDNHFVPNLTIGLPVVQSLRAVTELPFDVHLMITDPRRWAPGYADAGAYNVTFHAEACDDPVALAKDLRSAGAKAGLAIDRDTPIEPYLDLLPSFDTLLIMTIKAGFGGQRFLPHLLDKVRAARRHAAAGHLELRIEVDGGIAADTIEQAAAAGADAFVAGTAVYGADDPAEAVRNLRSLADRATSGH from the coding sequence GTGACCGTACCGCCGCCGATCGTGGCACCCAGCATCCTGGCCGCTGATTTCTCCCGTCTGGCCGAGGAGGTGCGCGCCGTCGAGGGCGCCGCGGACTGGCTACACGTCGATGTCATGGACAACCACTTCGTGCCCAACCTGACCATCGGGCTGCCGGTGGTGCAGAGCCTACGGGCGGTGACCGAGCTGCCCTTCGACGTGCACCTGATGATCACCGACCCGCGCCGGTGGGCACCCGGGTACGCCGACGCCGGGGCGTACAACGTCACCTTCCACGCCGAGGCGTGCGACGACCCGGTGGCGTTGGCCAAGGACCTGCGCTCGGCCGGGGCGAAGGCGGGGCTGGCCATCGACCGGGACACCCCGATCGAGCCGTACCTCGACCTGCTGCCCAGCTTCGACACGTTGCTGATCATGACGATCAAGGCCGGCTTCGGCGGGCAGCGATTCCTGCCGCACCTGCTGGACAAGGTGCGTGCCGCCCGTCGGCACGCCGCCGCCGGTCACCTGGAGCTGCGCATCGAGGTCGACGGCGGGATCGCCGCCGACACCATCGAGCAGGCCGCCGCCGCCGGTGCCGACGCCTTCGTCGCCGGCACCGCCGTCTACGGCGCTGACGACCCCGCCGAGGCGGTGCGCAACCTCCGGTCCCTGGCCGACCGCGCGACCAGCGGTCACTGA
- the fmt gene encoding methionyl-tRNA formyltransferase, whose translation MRLIFAGTPAVAVPALAAVAASGHELLAVVTRPDAPAGRGRGLVRSPVGAWADEHGVEVLTPARPREPEFLDRLRELAPDCAPVVAYGALVPPVALEVPRHGWINLHFSLLPAWRGAAPVQHAVLHGDELTGASVFQLEAGLDTGPVFGTLTDEIRPADTSGDLLERLAHSGAGLLVAVLDAIEAGTARAEPQPADGVSLAPKLTVEDARVRFGDPAFAVDRRIRACTPAPGAWTTFRGDRVKLGPVTPVPDGPALKPGELLVEKARVLAGTATTPVRLGEVRAAGKKAMPATDWARGVRVGAGEELA comes from the coding sequence ATGCGACTGATCTTCGCTGGTACGCCCGCTGTCGCGGTACCCGCCCTGGCCGCCGTGGCGGCCTCCGGGCACGAGCTGCTCGCCGTGGTCACCCGCCCCGACGCGCCCGCCGGCCGGGGCCGGGGTCTGGTCCGCTCCCCGGTGGGAGCCTGGGCCGACGAGCACGGGGTCGAGGTGCTGACCCCGGCCCGCCCCCGGGAGCCCGAGTTCCTGGACCGGCTGCGCGAGCTGGCCCCGGACTGCGCGCCGGTGGTCGCCTACGGCGCCCTGGTGCCGCCGGTGGCGCTGGAGGTGCCCCGGCACGGCTGGATCAACCTGCACTTCTCGCTGCTGCCGGCGTGGCGGGGGGCCGCGCCGGTGCAGCACGCCGTACTGCACGGCGACGAGCTGACCGGGGCCAGTGTCTTCCAGCTCGAAGCGGGCCTGGACACCGGACCGGTCTTCGGCACCCTGACCGACGAGATCCGCCCCGCCGACACCTCCGGGGACCTGCTGGAGCGCCTCGCGCACTCCGGTGCCGGCCTGCTGGTGGCGGTGCTGGACGCGATCGAGGCGGGCACCGCGCGGGCCGAGCCGCAGCCCGCCGACGGCGTGTCGTTGGCCCCGAAACTGACCGTGGAGGACGCCCGGGTGCGCTTCGGCGACCCGGCCTTCGCGGTGGACCGGCGGATCCGGGCGTGCACCCCGGCACCCGGTGCGTGGACCACCTTCCGGGGTGACCGGGTCAAGCTCGGCCCGGTCACGCCGGTGCCGGACGGCCCGGCGCTGAAGCCCGGCGAGCTGCTGGTGGAGAAGGCCCGGGTGCTGGCCGGTACGGCCACCACCCCGGTGCGCCTCGGTGAGGTGCGGGCGGCCGGCAAGAAGGCGATGCCGGCCACCGACTGGGCCCGGGGTGTCCGGGTGGGCGCCGGCGAGGAGCTCGCGTGA
- a CDS encoding septum formation family protein, with translation MRRWLGALALAGTVVLGGCLPAHGGDGDLTDDWPALREPQLFVPAAGACLPRISVVAQASTYDTVDCSRPHLAEAIHVGSFVADEVTDDTRPEPGSPALRTARGECDLRVREVLGGDWRSARLTLNIAVPSTSAWRAGARWFRCDLSETDSIDNTRPVNRVGSLRGALLGDSPLAHRCFDPKLIGGNLNYMAPVLCTEPHRAEFVGVYVEKDMSWAAFSKANAQVHRRCMSLIAAFAAVPNNNELPYRAGSIFYPPSQREWEEGDRGVRCFLWSDDRKLTRSMRDAGPKGLPAI, from the coding sequence ATGCGACGGTGGCTTGGGGCGCTGGCGCTGGCCGGCACAGTGGTGCTGGGCGGCTGCCTGCCGGCGCATGGCGGAGACGGTGACCTGACCGACGACTGGCCGGCCCTGCGGGAGCCGCAGCTGTTCGTCCCCGCCGCCGGCGCCTGCCTGCCCCGGATCAGCGTGGTCGCGCAGGCCAGCACCTACGACACGGTGGACTGTTCCCGGCCCCACCTGGCCGAGGCCATCCACGTCGGCAGCTTCGTGGCCGACGAGGTCACCGACGACACCCGCCCGGAGCCGGGATCACCGGCCCTGCGGACCGCCCGGGGCGAGTGCGACCTACGCGTCCGGGAGGTGCTCGGTGGCGACTGGCGGTCGGCCCGGCTCACCCTGAACATCGCGGTACCGTCCACTTCCGCCTGGCGGGCCGGCGCCCGCTGGTTCCGCTGCGATCTGAGCGAGACCGACAGCATCGACAACACCCGCCCGGTCAACCGGGTCGGCAGCCTGCGCGGGGCCCTGCTCGGCGACTCCCCGCTGGCGCACCGGTGCTTCGACCCCAAACTGATCGGCGGCAATCTCAACTACATGGCCCCGGTGCTCTGCACCGAGCCGCACCGGGCCGAGTTCGTCGGCGTGTACGTCGAGAAGGACATGAGCTGGGCCGCGTTCAGCAAGGCCAACGCGCAGGTGCACCGGCGGTGCATGAGCCTGATCGCGGCCTTCGCCGCCGTGCCGAACAACAACGAGTTGCCGTACCGGGCCGGTTCGATCTTCTACCCGCCGTCGCAGCGGGAGTGGGAGGAGGGCGACCGGGGGGTGCGCTGCTTCCTGTGGAGCGACGACCGCAAGCTGACCCGGTCCATGCGCGACGCCGGACCGAAGGGGCTGCCGGCCATCTGA
- the ribD gene encoding bifunctional diaminohydroxyphosphoribosylaminopyrimidine deaminase/5-amino-6-(5-phosphoribosylamino)uracil reductase RibD: MTGVSVDEAMRRANELAARGLGTTSPNPVVGCVLLDADGQVVGEGFHAYAGGPHAEIVALAQAGERARGGTAVITLEPCNHTGRTGPCSTALVSAGLARVVIAVEDPDPVAKGGADTLRAAGIRVDLGVRADEAEAGNIAWLTSIRRGRPYVIWKYAATLDGRSAAADGTSMWITSEAARMDVHALRATVDAVIAGIGTVLADDPRLTARNLRDGSLAIRQPLRVVVDSSGRTPADAQVRDGAARTWIATGAEVGVDPAGRVDLAALLDALHTRGIRAALLEGGPRLAGAFLAAGLVDRVVAYLAPRLLGAGPTALVDAGVHTITEAIDLDVTDVTQFGPDLRITAVPRKREG; this comes from the coding sequence ATGACCGGCGTCTCCGTCGACGAGGCGATGCGTCGCGCGAACGAACTGGCCGCGCGGGGGCTCGGCACCACCAGCCCCAACCCGGTGGTCGGCTGCGTGCTGCTGGACGCCGACGGTCAGGTCGTCGGCGAGGGCTTCCACGCCTACGCCGGCGGCCCGCACGCGGAGATCGTCGCGCTGGCCCAGGCCGGCGAGCGCGCCCGCGGCGGCACCGCGGTGATCACCCTGGAACCCTGCAACCACACCGGCCGCACCGGCCCCTGCAGCACCGCCCTGGTCTCCGCCGGCCTCGCCCGGGTGGTGATCGCGGTGGAGGACCCCGATCCGGTGGCCAAGGGCGGCGCCGACACGTTGCGCGCCGCCGGCATCCGGGTGGATCTCGGAGTACGCGCCGACGAGGCCGAAGCCGGCAACATCGCCTGGCTCACCTCGATTCGCCGGGGCCGGCCGTACGTGATCTGGAAGTACGCGGCGACCCTCGACGGGCGGTCGGCGGCGGCCGACGGCACCAGCATGTGGATCACCTCCGAGGCGGCCCGCATGGACGTGCACGCCCTGCGCGCCACGGTCGACGCGGTGATCGCCGGGATCGGCACCGTGCTGGCCGACGATCCCCGGCTCACCGCCCGTAACCTGCGCGACGGCAGCCTGGCCATCCGCCAGCCGCTAAGGGTGGTGGTGGACTCCTCGGGGCGTACCCCGGCCGACGCCCAGGTCCGCGACGGTGCCGCCCGGACGTGGATCGCCACCGGTGCGGAGGTCGGGGTCGACCCGGCCGGCCGGGTGGACCTCGCGGCGCTGCTCGACGCCCTGCACACCAGGGGCATCCGGGCGGCGTTGCTGGAGGGCGGCCCCCGGCTGGCCGGCGCGTTCCTCGCCGCCGGTCTGGTCGACCGGGTGGTCGCCTACCTCGCACCCCGGCTGCTCGGCGCCGGCCCGACCGCGCTTGTCGACGCCGGGGTGCACACCATCACCGAAGCCATCGACCTGGACGTGACCGACGTGACGCAGTTCGGTCCGGACCTGAGGATCACCGCAGTACCCCGCAAGAGGGAGGGCTGA
- a CDS encoding GGDEF domain-containing response regulator, with translation MEQADDAPDVILVVDDDEDIARFVEFNLRLHGFDVLHAFDGQEALEVIERRRPDLAVVDLMMPRIDGMELTRRLRANPLTSALPVIMLTAKGMTVDKVHGLSAGADDYLVKPFDTAELVARVSSTLRRNKEFREVSPLTGLPGNSRIRREIGDRVRSGVDYAVGYIDIDRFKSVNDRYGFVRGDEFISTLARSLHRAVVAVGQPPAFLGHVGGDDFVIVCSPDQIRPLTSRAVVDFETAADRLYDPTDAQRGFVELKDRRGNIRKAALVTLSIGVALSDVNKRITDPLAAIATASEMKTVAKSQPGSYVAVDRRRADGVR, from the coding sequence GTGGAGCAGGCCGACGACGCACCCGACGTCATCCTGGTCGTCGACGACGACGAGGACATCGCCCGCTTCGTCGAGTTCAACCTCCGCCTGCACGGTTTCGACGTGCTGCACGCCTTCGACGGCCAGGAGGCGCTGGAGGTGATCGAGCGGCGGCGGCCGGACCTGGCGGTGGTGGACCTGATGATGCCGCGCATCGACGGGATGGAGCTGACCCGGCGGCTGCGCGCCAACCCGCTGACCTCCGCCCTGCCGGTGATCATGTTGACCGCCAAGGGCATGACCGTGGACAAGGTGCACGGGCTCAGCGCCGGCGCCGACGACTACCTGGTCAAGCCCTTCGACACCGCCGAGCTGGTGGCCCGGGTCAGCTCCACGCTGCGCCGCAACAAGGAGTTCCGGGAGGTCTCCCCGCTGACCGGCCTGCCCGGCAACAGCCGGATCCGGCGGGAGATCGGTGACCGGGTCCGCAGCGGGGTCGACTACGCCGTCGGCTACATCGACATCGACCGGTTCAAGAGCGTCAACGACCGGTACGGCTTCGTCCGGGGCGACGAGTTCATCTCGACGCTGGCCCGCAGCCTGCACCGGGCGGTGGTCGCGGTCGGTCAGCCGCCGGCCTTCCTCGGCCACGTCGGCGGCGACGACTTCGTGATCGTCTGCAGCCCGGACCAGATCCGCCCGCTGACCTCCCGGGCGGTGGTCGACTTCGAGACCGCCGCCGACCGGCTGTACGACCCGACCGACGCCCAACGGGGCTTCGTCGAGCTGAAGGACCGGCGGGGCAACATCCGCAAGGCCGCCCTGGTCACGCTCTCCATCGGGGTGGCCCTCTCCGACGTGAACAAGCGGATCACCGATCCGCTCGCCGCCATCGCCACCGCCTCGGAGATGAAGACCGTGGCCAAGAGCCAGCCCGGCTCGTACGTCGCGGTCGACCGTCGCCGAGCCGACGGTGTGAGGTAG
- a CDS encoding RsmB/NOP family class I SAM-dependent RNA methyltransferase gives MSAAPVGGEPGHPQRRDDRPRRDDRPGRHDRGDRGSGRDRDSRDTRGSGRDRDTRGGAGGRDGRGRVDSGRYGGGRVARAAVDRPRLAAFEAVAAVHRDDAFANLVLPIILREAGLFGRDAAFATELTYGTLRHLGTLDAILTAAAGRDVARIDPPVRDALRIGAYQLLHTRVPAHAAVSSTVDLVRVIGEGATGFANAVLREVTTKDADAWVAQLAPPVDTDPVGHLSVAYSHPQWIVRAFSDALGGDLGETTRLLIEDNVRPPVHLCARPGRADAAALADEVGGAPGAFSPYAVYLSGGAPGDLAAVADGRAHVQDEGSQLVADALVAADLDGPDRRWLDLCAGPGGKAGLLGALAVGRDAQLTAVEVAEHRARLVAEATRGLPVTVLTADGRDVGVEPELPEGHFDRVLVDAPCTGLGSLRRRPESRWRRQPADLPPLTRLQRELLTAALRAVRPGGVVAYVTCSPHTVETHVTVTEAARRCGFGVDFVDARPLLPAGMPGLGDGPTVQLWPHRHGTDAMFLAVLRRS, from the coding sequence GTGAGCGCCGCGCCGGTCGGCGGAGAGCCCGGCCACCCGCAGCGCCGTGACGACCGACCGCGCCGTGACGACCGACCGGGCCGTCACGACCGCGGGGACCGGGGCAGCGGCCGGGACCGGGACAGCAGGGACACCCGGGGCAGCGGCCGGGACCGGGACACCCGCGGTGGCGCCGGCGGACGCGACGGTCGAGGTCGGGTCGACTCCGGCCGGTACGGCGGGGGACGGGTGGCCCGGGCGGCCGTGGACCGGCCCCGGTTGGCGGCGTTCGAGGCGGTGGCCGCGGTGCACCGCGACGACGCCTTCGCCAACCTGGTGCTGCCGATCATCCTGCGCGAAGCCGGGCTGTTCGGTCGGGACGCGGCCTTCGCCACCGAGCTGACCTACGGCACGCTGCGTCACCTCGGCACCCTGGACGCGATCCTCACCGCCGCCGCCGGGCGGGACGTGGCCCGCATCGACCCGCCGGTACGCGACGCGCTGCGGATCGGGGCGTACCAGCTCCTGCACACCCGGGTGCCGGCGCACGCGGCGGTTTCCTCCACGGTCGACCTGGTCCGGGTGATCGGTGAGGGGGCGACCGGGTTCGCCAACGCGGTGCTGCGCGAGGTCACCACCAAGGACGCCGACGCCTGGGTGGCCCAGCTCGCCCCGCCGGTGGACACCGATCCGGTGGGACACCTCTCGGTGGCGTACAGCCATCCCCAGTGGATCGTGCGGGCCTTCTCCGACGCGCTCGGCGGTGACCTGGGGGAGACCACCCGGCTGCTGATCGAGGACAACGTCCGGCCGCCGGTGCACCTCTGCGCCCGGCCGGGGCGGGCCGACGCGGCGGCGCTGGCCGACGAGGTAGGCGGTGCCCCCGGCGCCTTCTCGCCGTACGCGGTGTATCTCTCCGGTGGCGCGCCCGGTGACCTGGCGGCGGTGGCCGACGGCCGGGCGCACGTGCAGGACGAGGGTTCCCAACTGGTCGCCGACGCCCTGGTCGCCGCGGACCTGGACGGCCCGGACCGGCGCTGGCTCGACCTCTGCGCCGGACCTGGCGGCAAGGCCGGGCTGCTCGGCGCGCTGGCCGTGGGGCGGGACGCCCAGCTGACCGCGGTCGAGGTGGCCGAACACCGGGCCCGGTTGGTCGCCGAGGCGACCCGGGGGCTACCGGTGACCGTGCTGACCGCCGACGGGCGTGACGTCGGCGTCGAGCCGGAGCTGCCGGAGGGGCACTTCGACCGGGTCCTGGTCGACGCGCCCTGCACCGGCCTCGGCTCGTTGCGGCGGCGGCCGGAGTCACGGTGGCGGCGGCAGCCCGCCGACCTGCCGCCGTTGACCCGGTTGCAGCGGGAACTGCTCACCGCCGCCCTGCGGGCGGTCCGTCCCGGCGGGGTGGTGGCCTACGTGACCTGCTCACCGCACACCGTGGAGACGCACGTGACAGTGACCGAGGCGGCCCGCCGCTGCGGCTTCGGGGTGGATTTCGTCGACGCCCGGCCGCTGCTGCCGGCGGGGATGCCGGGGCTGGGGGACGGGCCGACGGTCCAACTCTGGCCGCACCGGCACGGCACCGACGCGATGTTCCTGGCCGTTCTGCGCCGCAGCTGA
- the pnuC gene encoding nicotinamide riboside transporter PnuC, whose protein sequence is MDPLSWLLHAELVVAGAPVLVREIVGNGFGLASALLGLRRVVWAWPVGMVGNALLLTVFLGGVFATPQAHDLYGQAGRQVFFFAVSLYGWWRWSRTRRSGTAPHGAAVTPRWATGRERLGLLVVAVLGTAVAYPVLAALGSWGPLPDAWILVGSLLATYGMARGWVDFWLIWIAVDAVGVPLLLRGGFYPSAAMYLLYGGFCVAGLATWWRTSRALSARHAPALGSTYSEAVA, encoded by the coding sequence ATGGACCCGCTGAGCTGGCTACTGCACGCCGAGCTGGTCGTGGCCGGCGCGCCGGTGCTGGTCCGCGAGATCGTCGGCAACGGCTTCGGGCTCGCCTCGGCGCTGCTCGGCCTGCGCCGGGTGGTCTGGGCCTGGCCGGTAGGCATGGTCGGCAACGCGTTGCTGCTCACCGTCTTCCTCGGCGGCGTCTTCGCCACGCCACAGGCCCACGACCTCTACGGCCAGGCCGGCCGACAGGTCTTCTTCTTCGCGGTCAGCCTCTACGGCTGGTGGCGCTGGTCGCGGACCCGTCGCTCGGGCACCGCGCCGCATGGCGCGGCGGTGACCCCCCGCTGGGCCACCGGTCGGGAGCGGCTCGGGCTGCTGGTCGTCGCCGTCCTCGGCACTGCGGTGGCGTACCCGGTGCTCGCCGCGCTCGGCTCCTGGGGGCCGCTGCCCGACGCCTGGATCCTGGTCGGCAGCCTGCTGGCCACCTACGGCATGGCCCGGGGCTGGGTCGACTTCTGGCTGATCTGGATCGCCGTCGACGCGGTCGGCGTGCCGTTACTGCTGCGCGGCGGCTTCTACCCCTCGGCGGCGATGTACCTGCTCTACGGGGGCTTCTGCGTCGCGGGTCTGGCCACCTGGTGGCGGACCTCCCGGGCGCTGTCCGCCCGGCACGCACCGGCGCTCGGCTCGACCTACTCGGAGGCTGTCGCATGA
- a CDS encoding riboflavin synthase produces the protein MFTGIVEELGEVVRVTGTGGDSSLFALRGPVVTADARHGDSIAVNGVCLTVVDVDGDVFTADVMGETLRRSALGALRPGDPVNLERAATLGSRLGGHLVQGHVDGVGEVLAREPAEQWETVRFRLPDALSRYVVEKGSITVDGVSLTVAAVGPDWFTVGLIPTTLKLTTLGARGVGDPVNLEVDVLAKYVERLLGARPDAGER, from the coding sequence ATGTTCACCGGCATCGTCGAGGAACTCGGTGAGGTCGTCCGGGTGACCGGGACGGGCGGCGACTCGTCGCTGTTCGCCCTGCGTGGCCCGGTGGTCACCGCCGACGCCCGGCACGGCGACTCGATCGCCGTCAACGGGGTCTGTCTGACCGTGGTCGACGTCGACGGCGACGTCTTTACCGCCGACGTGATGGGCGAGACGCTGCGCCGCTCCGCCCTCGGCGCGCTGCGCCCCGGTGACCCGGTCAACCTGGAACGGGCCGCGACGCTCGGCAGCCGGCTCGGCGGGCACCTGGTCCAGGGCCACGTCGACGGCGTCGGCGAGGTGCTCGCCCGGGAGCCCGCCGAGCAGTGGGAGACGGTCCGCTTCCGGCTCCCCGACGCCCTGAGCCGGTACGTGGTGGAGAAGGGTTCGATCACCGTCGACGGGGTGTCGCTGACCGTCGCCGCGGTCGGCCCGGACTGGTTCACCGTCGGGCTCATCCCCACCACCCTCAAGCTGACCACGCTCGGCGCCCGAGGCGTCGGCGACCCGGTCAACCTGGAGGTCGACGTGCTGGCCAAGTACGTCGAACGGCTCCTGGGCGCCCGCCCGGACGCGGGTGAGCGGTGA